The Candidatus Saganbacteria bacterium genome segment ACATGATGAAGCCCGCGACGCTTGAGACGGGCCTGGTGACCCAGGTCCCGTTGTTCGTGAACGTCGAGAACTCTGTCGTCGTGGATACGAGGACCGGAAAGTATGTCGAGCGAGCTTGATAAAGGAGCATAAAATGGATTACGAAACGATAAAAAAGATCATTAAGATAGCGGAAGAGTCCGATATTTCCGGATTGAGCGTGGAAAAAGGGGATTTCAAGGTGGAAGTCAAAAGAGACAAAGGGCACCATCCCGTGCCGGTAGCCCCGGTACACCAGGTCGCGCATCCTGTCGAAGAAAAAGGCTCTTCGGCTAACCCAAAGCAAGCCGAAGAAGACGGTTTATTAGCGATAACATCTCCGATGGTAGGTACGTTTTACAGGGCTTCATCTCCTGACAGTCCCCCGTATGTTGAGGTCGGCAGCGAGATAAACGAGGGGACGGTCGTCTGCATCATCGAGGCGATGAAGCTTTTTAATGAGATAGAGTCCGAAGTTTCGGGAAAAGTAGTGAAGATACTTGTCGAGAACGGGAAGCCGGTGGACTACGGCCAAAAACTGATGCTCATAAAAAAGAGATAATGATGAGCATCCCCCAGCGTCAATGGCACTTTTATGAAAGCGATGATCTGTTGACGCAGGACATCTCAAAAGAATTCAATATCTCCTCG includes the following:
- the accB gene encoding acetyl-CoA carboxylase biotin carboxyl carrier protein, whose translation is MDYETIKKIIKIAEESDISGLSVEKGDFKVEVKRDKGHHPVPVAPVHQVAHPVEEKGSSANPKQAEEDGLLAITSPMVGTFYRASSPDSPPYVEVGSEINEGTVVCIIEAMKLFNEIESEVSGKVVKILVENGKPVDYGQKLMLIKKR